The proteins below come from a single Hippocampus zosterae strain Florida chromosome 5, ASM2543408v3, whole genome shotgun sequence genomic window:
- the LOC127600994 gene encoding D(2) dopamine receptor A-like isoform X1, translating into MTSHNDSANISLLPPPPPLPSSLPSTPHLNSSPAPASAAPSYVPPSLAGNCSGGASSPSSPPYNFYAVLLVLLIFCVVFGNVLVCVAVSLERALQTTTNYLIVSLAVSDLLLATLVMPWGVYLEVVGEWRFSLIHCDVLLTLDVMMCTASILNLCAISIDRYTAVAMPLVYNTRYSSRRRVALMIAAVWFLSFAISCPLLFGLNNTADREGTTCSFADPAFVVYSSVASFYVPFIVTLLVYAQICVVLRRRGRRMARPRGRGGGSEEPRRRRKNKCTQPEDVKLCALILRPSTAGPRRKRTTLVKEAQVHPSEAERRRFLPRPERSAAAPPGERMSRPRPGRATISLSVSVEPAAALPCAVTRSAPTPRPPTLRDGMRGREGWRERGGGGTKERSGGRMSQQKERKATQMLAIVLGVFLICWLPFFLTHVLKAHCASCCISPSLYSAVTWLGYLNSAVNPVIYTTFNVEFRKAFIKILLC; encoded by the exons ATGACTTCTCACAACGACTCCGCCAACATTTCCCTCCTTCCTCCCCCTCCGCCACTGCCCTCCTCCTTGCCGTCAACCCCCCATCTCAACTCGTCGCCGGCCCCGGCCTCCGCCGCCCCCTCGTACGTCCCGCCGTCCTTGGCCGGCAATTGCAGCGGAGGAGCGTCCTCGCCCTCCTCGCCGCCGTACAACTTCTACGCCGTGCTGCTCGTGCTGCTCATCTTCTGCGTGGTGTTCGGCAACGTGCTGGTGTGCGTGGCCGTGTCGCTGGAAAGAGCCCTGCAGACCACCACCAACTACCTCATTGTTTCCCTGGCTGTGTCCGACCTGCTACTGGCCACCCTGGTCATGCCTTGGGGGGTCTACCTGGAG GTGGTGGGCGAGTGGCGCTTCAGCCTGATCCACTGCGACGTCCTGCTGACGCTCGACGTGATGATGTGCACCGCCAGCATCCTCAACCTGTGTGCCATCAGCATCGACAG GTACACGGCGGTGGCCATGCCCTTGGTGTACAACACGCGCTACAGCTCCAGGAGGAGGGTGGCGCTGATGATCGCCGCCGTTTGGTTCCTGTCTTTCGCCATCTCCTGCCCGCTGCTTTTCGGACTCAACAACACCG CGGATCGTGAAGGCACCACGTGCAGCTTCGCCGACCCGGCCTTCGTGGTGTACTCGTCGGTGGCGTCCTTCTACGTGCCCTTCATCGTCACCTTGCTGGTGTATGCTCAGATCTGCGTGGTCCTGCGCAGGCGCGGCCGACGCATGGCGCGCCCACGAGGGCGCGGTGGCGGGTCCGAGGAGCCGCGGCGGCGCAGGAAG AATAAATGTACGCAGCCGGAGGATGTGAAGCTCTGCGCTTTGATCCTGAGACCCTCCACCGCAGGGCCCCGGCGCAAGCGGACG ACGCTGGTGAAGGAGGCGCAGGTGCACCCTTCGGAGGCGGAGCGCCGTCGTTTCCTGCCGCGGCCCGAACGGAGCGCGGCCGCGCCGCCCGGCGAGCGGATGTCGCGCCCGCGTCCCGGCCGGGCGACCATCTCGCTGTCCGTCTCGGTGGAGCCCGCCGCGGCGCTCCCGTGCGCGGTAACGCGCTCGGCCCCGACGCCCCGGCCCCCCACGTTGCGGGACGGCATGCGGGGCCGCGAGGGCTGGCGGGAACGCGGCGGCGGTGGCACCAAGGAGAGATCCGGGGGCAGGATGTCGCAGCAGAAGGAAAGGAAGGCCACGCAGATGCTCGCCATAGTGCTCG gcGTGTTCCTAATCTGCTGGCTGCCCTTCTTCTTGACACACGTCCTGAAGGCTCACTGCGCCAGCTGCTGCATTTCGCCGTCGCTCTACAGCGCCGTCACGTGGCTGGGCTACCTCAACAGCGCCGTCAACCCCGTCATTTACACCACCTTCAATGTGGAGTTCCGCAAGGCCTTCatcaagatcctcctctgttGA
- the LOC127600994 gene encoding D(2) dopamine receptor-like isoform X2, with product MTSHNDSANISLLPPPPPLPSSLPSTPHLNSSPAPASAAPSYVPPSLAGNCSGGASSPSSPPYNFYAVLLVLLIFCVVFGNVLVCVAVSLERALQTTTNYLIVSLAVSDLLLATLVMPWGVYLEVVGEWRFSLIHCDVLLTLDVMMCTASILNLCAISIDRYTAVAMPLVYNTRYSSRRRVALMIAAVWFLSFAISCPLLFGLNNTADREGTTCSFADPAFVVYSSVASFYVPFIVTLLVYAQICVVLRRRGRRMARPRGRGGGSEEPRRRRKNKCTQPEDVKLCALILRPSTAGPRRKRTEAQVHPSEAERRRFLPRPERSAAAPPGERMSRPRPGRATISLSVSVEPAAALPCAVTRSAPTPRPPTLRDGMRGREGWRERGGGGTKERSGGRMSQQKERKATQMLAIVLGVFLICWLPFFLTHVLKAHCASCCISPSLYSAVTWLGYLNSAVNPVIYTTFNVEFRKAFIKILLC from the exons ATGACTTCTCACAACGACTCCGCCAACATTTCCCTCCTTCCTCCCCCTCCGCCACTGCCCTCCTCCTTGCCGTCAACCCCCCATCTCAACTCGTCGCCGGCCCCGGCCTCCGCCGCCCCCTCGTACGTCCCGCCGTCCTTGGCCGGCAATTGCAGCGGAGGAGCGTCCTCGCCCTCCTCGCCGCCGTACAACTTCTACGCCGTGCTGCTCGTGCTGCTCATCTTCTGCGTGGTGTTCGGCAACGTGCTGGTGTGCGTGGCCGTGTCGCTGGAAAGAGCCCTGCAGACCACCACCAACTACCTCATTGTTTCCCTGGCTGTGTCCGACCTGCTACTGGCCACCCTGGTCATGCCTTGGGGGGTCTACCTGGAG GTGGTGGGCGAGTGGCGCTTCAGCCTGATCCACTGCGACGTCCTGCTGACGCTCGACGTGATGATGTGCACCGCCAGCATCCTCAACCTGTGTGCCATCAGCATCGACAG GTACACGGCGGTGGCCATGCCCTTGGTGTACAACACGCGCTACAGCTCCAGGAGGAGGGTGGCGCTGATGATCGCCGCCGTTTGGTTCCTGTCTTTCGCCATCTCCTGCCCGCTGCTTTTCGGACTCAACAACACCG CGGATCGTGAAGGCACCACGTGCAGCTTCGCCGACCCGGCCTTCGTGGTGTACTCGTCGGTGGCGTCCTTCTACGTGCCCTTCATCGTCACCTTGCTGGTGTATGCTCAGATCTGCGTGGTCCTGCGCAGGCGCGGCCGACGCATGGCGCGCCCACGAGGGCGCGGTGGCGGGTCCGAGGAGCCGCGGCGGCGCAGGAAG AATAAATGTACGCAGCCGGAGGATGTGAAGCTCTGCGCTTTGATCCTGAGACCCTCCACCGCAGGGCCCCGGCGCAAGCGGACG GAGGCGCAGGTGCACCCTTCGGAGGCGGAGCGCCGTCGTTTCCTGCCGCGGCCCGAACGGAGCGCGGCCGCGCCGCCCGGCGAGCGGATGTCGCGCCCGCGTCCCGGCCGGGCGACCATCTCGCTGTCCGTCTCGGTGGAGCCCGCCGCGGCGCTCCCGTGCGCGGTAACGCGCTCGGCCCCGACGCCCCGGCCCCCCACGTTGCGGGACGGCATGCGGGGCCGCGAGGGCTGGCGGGAACGCGGCGGCGGTGGCACCAAGGAGAGATCCGGGGGCAGGATGTCGCAGCAGAAGGAAAGGAAGGCCACGCAGATGCTCGCCATAGTGCTCG gcGTGTTCCTAATCTGCTGGCTGCCCTTCTTCTTGACACACGTCCTGAAGGCTCACTGCGCCAGCTGCTGCATTTCGCCGTCGCTCTACAGCGCCGTCACGTGGCTGGGCTACCTCAACAGCGCCGTCAACCCCGTCATTTACACCACCTTCAATGTGGAGTTCCGCAAGGCCTTCatcaagatcctcctctgttGA